From one Thermoanaerobaculum aquaticum genomic stretch:
- a CDS encoding PstS family phosphate ABC transporter substrate-binding protein, with product MKKNLTFSLTALAFAAAVSAQTVKVDPAIPAYAKKRSVSGNLSAVGSDTMNNLMTLWAEAFRRHHPAVRVQVEGKGSSTAPAALIAGTAQLGPMSREMKDSEVDAIVAKYGYEPTEITTALDVLAVYVHKDNPLQSLSLPEVDAIFSKTRRLGFGRDITTWGQLGLSGEWATKPISLYGRNAASGTYGYFKDHALGGGDFKDSVKEQPGSASVVQGVSEDRYGIGYSGIGYATSGVKALALAKKPGDKAHAPNYEDALNKTYPLSRPLYIYVVQDPRKPMDPLVEEFLRF from the coding sequence ATGAAAAAGAACCTAACCTTTTCCTTAACGGCTTTGGCTTTTGCGGCCGCTGTTTCCGCGCAAACCGTGAAGGTGGACCCGGCGATCCCGGCGTACGCCAAGAAGCGGTCGGTTTCCGGAAACTTGAGCGCCGTGGGTTCCGACACCATGAACAACCTCATGACGCTGTGGGCGGAAGCCTTCCGCAGGCACCATCCGGCGGTGCGGGTACAGGTGGAGGGCAAGGGCTCCTCCACGGCGCCGGCGGCGCTCATCGCCGGCACCGCACAGCTGGGGCCCATGTCCCGGGAGATGAAGGACTCAGAGGTGGATGCCATCGTGGCAAAGTACGGCTACGAGCCCACCGAGATCACCACCGCCCTGGATGTGCTGGCGGTTTACGTGCACAAAGACAACCCCCTCCAATCCTTGAGCCTGCCGGAGGTGGATGCGATTTTCTCCAAGACCCGGCGGCTGGGGTTTGGCCGGGATATCACCACCTGGGGGCAGCTGGGGCTTTCGGGAGAGTGGGCCACAAAGCCCATCTCCCTTTACGGCCGCAACGCCGCTTCTGGCACCTATGGCTACTTTAAGGACCACGCTCTTGGCGGCGGGGATTTCAAGGACAGTGTGAAGGAACAACCGGGTTCGGCCTCGGTGGTGCAGGGGGTGAGCGAGGACCGCTACGGCATTGGCTACTCAGGGATCGGCTACGCCACCTCTGGAGTGAAGGCTCTGGCCCTGGCCAAGAAGCCCGGCGACAAGGCCCACGCCCCCAACTACGAGGATGCCCTCAACAAAACCTACCCGCTTTCCCGGCCGCTTTACATTTACGTGGTGCAGGACCCCCGCAAGCCCATGGATCCCCTGGTGGAGGAGTTCTTGCGCTTC